In Chthonomonadales bacterium, the following are encoded in one genomic region:
- a CDS encoding NAD-dependent epimerase/dehydratase family protein has protein sequence MRVLVIGGTGHIGTYLCPMLVEAGHQVVCLSRGGREPYSPHSAWASIERVAADRAAEDANGAFPDRVAALRPDVVVDLICFRLESAVRLAESLRGRVRHLLHCGTIWVHGHSTEVPTTEERPRAPFCEYGRAKARIEDYLLGEARAGRLPATVLHPGHIVGRGWPPLNPAGHFDPAVFAALARGDALALPNLGMETVHHVHAEDVAQAFARALERWSASVGESFHVVSPAALTLRGYAEGMAAWFGRQADLRFLPWERWRETVAPEAAAATWDHIAHSPCCSIEKGTRLLGYAPRHTSLSAVRDAVDALLGSGALTL, from the coding sequence ATGCGCGTGTTGGTGATCGGCGGGACGGGGCACATCGGCACCTATCTGTGCCCGATGCTCGTCGAGGCCGGCCACCAGGTGGTCTGTCTCTCGCGCGGGGGGCGCGAGCCCTACAGCCCGCACTCCGCCTGGGCGTCGATCGAGCGAGTCGCGGCCGATCGCGCCGCCGAGGACGCGAATGGCGCCTTCCCCGATCGGGTCGCGGCGCTCCGCCCGGATGTCGTGGTGGACCTCATCTGCTTCCGGCTCGAGAGCGCCGTCCGGCTGGCGGAGAGCCTGCGCGGACGCGTGAGGCACCTCCTCCACTGCGGCACCATCTGGGTGCACGGGCACTCGACGGAGGTGCCGACGACCGAGGAGCGGCCACGCGCTCCATTCTGCGAGTACGGCCGCGCCAAGGCGCGTATCGAGGACTACCTGCTCGGCGAGGCGCGGGCCGGCCGCCTGCCCGCCACCGTGCTCCACCCCGGCCACATCGTCGGCCGCGGCTGGCCGCCGCTTAACCCCGCCGGGCACTTCGACCCGGCCGTCTTCGCCGCACTGGCTCGCGGCGATGCGCTCGCCCTGCCCAACCTGGGGATGGAGACGGTGCACCACGTCCACGCCGAAGATGTCGCCCAGGCGTTTGCGCGGGCGCTCGAGCGCTGGAGCGCGTCGGTCGGCGAGAGCTTTCACGTGGTGTCGCCGGCCGCCCTGACGCTGCGCGGCTACGCCGAGGGAATGGCCGCGTGGTTCGGACGCCAGGCCGACCTGCGCTTCCTGCCGTGGGAGCGCTGGCGCGAGACGGTGGCTCCGGAAGCCGCGGCGGCGACGTGGGACCACATCGCGCACAGCCCGTGCTGCAGTATCGAGAAGGGAACGCGCCTGCTCGGCTACGCGCCGCGCCATACGTCGCTGAGCGCGGTGCGGGATGCCGTCGACGCCCTGCTCGGCTCGGGCGCGCTGACGCTCTGA
- a CDS encoding purple acid phosphatase codes for MRNRTLTAAALLFLCAPAARLAAAPTQVRLSWTGDPRMTMTVMWQTTEPEPGSIVRYGLDARLSSTAVASSPTYAYQTGHLHEATMRGLRPGAVYRYRVGSPSGGFSPVYRFRTAPPGPVDFEFTAFGDHGVTARSRRNASRVLAAHPAFHLVLGDLSYANGRQPVWDTWLSEISVFACSLPMMTVIGNHENERIDGERIGYVAYLARLAMPTPETWYAFTYGDVRFVCPNSNDIDNATQRAWLERTLSAARRDPGIRWVVVAMHHPLYSSTTRRGDSPDMIKALEGLLDRHRVDLVLVGHNHNYERSYPLRGGEPRTAERHTYRQGEGIIHVISGGGGKSLYEFTPEQPARIAVRARVTEFLRVRVLASGSLTLEAVRTADGSVLDRFTLVRRAARTTPSAATRDGQLASGAR; via the coding sequence ATGCGGAACCGAACCCTCACCGCCGCCGCCCTGCTGTTCCTGTGCGCGCCGGCCGCCCGCCTTGCCGCCGCCCCGACACAGGTCCGGCTCTCCTGGACCGGCGACCCGCGGATGACAATGACCGTGATGTGGCAGACCACGGAGCCGGAGCCCGGAAGCATCGTGCGCTACGGGCTGGACGCTCGCCTGAGCTCCACCGCGGTCGCGAGCTCACCGACCTATGCGTACCAGACCGGCCATCTCCACGAGGCGACGATGCGCGGGCTGCGCCCCGGCGCCGTCTACCGCTACCGGGTCGGCAGCCCGAGCGGCGGCTTCAGCCCAGTCTACCGTTTCCGAACGGCGCCGCCGGGCCCGGTGGACTTCGAGTTCACCGCCTTCGGCGACCACGGCGTCACCGCGCGCAGCCGGCGCAACGCGTCGCGCGTGCTCGCAGCGCATCCCGCCTTCCACCTGGTGCTGGGCGACCTGAGCTACGCCAACGGCAGACAACCGGTGTGGGATACCTGGCTGAGCGAGATCTCCGTCTTTGCGTGCTCACTGCCCATGATGACCGTGATCGGCAACCACGAGAACGAGCGGATCGACGGCGAGCGAATCGGCTACGTGGCCTACCTTGCGCGACTCGCGATGCCCACGCCGGAGACCTGGTATGCGTTCACCTACGGCGACGTCCGGTTCGTCTGCCCGAACTCCAACGACATCGACAACGCCACCCAGAGGGCCTGGCTGGAGCGAACCCTGAGCGCCGCGCGCCGCGATCCAGGCATTCGCTGGGTCGTCGTCGCGATGCACCACCCGCTCTATAGCTCTACCACCCGCCGCGGCGACAGCCCGGACATGATCAAGGCGCTGGAGGGCCTCCTGGACCGTCACCGGGTAGACCTCGTCCTGGTCGGGCATAACCACAACTACGAGCGCAGCTATCCCCTTCGCGGAGGCGAGCCCCGGACCGCCGAGCGGCACACCTACCGTCAGGGCGAGGGCATAATCCACGTCATCAGCGGCGGCGGCGGGAAGTCGCTCTACGAGTTCACGCCGGAGCAGCCGGCGCGCATCGCGGTGCGCGCGCGCGTCACCGAGTTCCTGCGTGTCCGCGTGCTCGCCTCCGGATCCCTGACGCTGGAGGCGGTGCGAACGGCGGACGGGTCCGTGCTGGACCGCTTCACGCTCGTGCGCCGGGCGGCCCGGACGACCCCGAGCGCGGCGACGCGCGACGGGCAACTCGCCTCGGGCGCGCGTTAA
- a CDS encoding alkaline phosphatase family protein: MLGLCRSVVPVVAFLLLGSAAGAAPRVHHVVVVSFDGGAPAVLRDSRMPTLLQMARDGVATWSARTVLPSITLVAHASMLTGVTPRKHGIDWNEWLPERGLVRVPTIFALARRTGLTTALFAGKEKFRHLLLPGSLGVFSVPSYSARVVAASAAAHILANRPGLCFVHFAGGDGAGHAFGWGSPQQRAAFATGDRALGMLRQAVESAGIARSTVFLITADHGGHGSTHGSALPADMEIPWVAWGVGVRPGQAIEGPVSVCDTAATALWLLGVPIPEAMDGRPVARAFASAPGTAPALRTAGVRARGSIR, from the coding sequence ATGCTCGGGCTCTGTCGCTCCGTCGTGCCAGTCGTTGCGTTCCTGCTGCTCGGCAGCGCGGCCGGCGCGGCGCCGCGCGTCCATCACGTCGTGGTCGTCAGCTTCGATGGCGGCGCGCCCGCCGTTCTGCGCGACTCCCGTATGCCCACGCTCCTGCAGATGGCGCGCGACGGCGTCGCGACCTGGAGCGCTCGCACGGTGCTGCCGAGCATCACTCTCGTCGCCCATGCCTCCATGCTCACCGGCGTTACCCCCCGAAAGCACGGCATCGACTGGAACGAGTGGCTGCCGGAGCGCGGGCTGGTTCGGGTTCCCACGATCTTCGCCCTGGCCAGGCGCACCGGGCTCACGACCGCCCTCTTCGCCGGCAAGGAGAAGTTCAGGCACCTGCTCCTGCCAGGAAGCCTGGGCGTCTTCTCGGTTCCGTCCTACTCGGCCAGGGTCGTGGCCGCCAGCGCGGCCGCGCACATCCTCGCGAATAGGCCAGGCCTCTGCTTCGTCCACTTCGCGGGAGGCGACGGCGCGGGCCACGCGTTCGGGTGGGGCTCACCCCAGCAGCGCGCTGCCTTCGCCACCGGCGACCGGGCGCTGGGCATGCTGCGCCAGGCCGTGGAGAGCGCCGGCATCGCCCGGAGTACCGTGTTCCTGATCACCGCCGATCACGGCGGCCACGGCAGTACTCACGGCTCCGCGCTGCCCGCGGACATGGAGATCCCCTGGGTCGCCTGGGGCGTCGGGGTGCGGCCCGGCCAGGCCATCGAGGGCCCGGTCTCCGTGTGCGACACGGCGGCGACGGCGCTCTGGCTGCTCGGCGTGCCGATCCCGGAAGCGATGGACGGCAGGCCCGTTGCGCGCGCCTTCGCGAGCGCGCCAGGGACGGCGCCCGCGCTCCGGACCGCCGGCGTGAGGGCGCGCGGAAGCATCCGATGA